A window of the Candidatus Omnitrophota bacterium genome harbors these coding sequences:
- a CDS encoding prepilin-type N-terminal cleavage/methylation domain-containing protein, whose product MKINNHAFTLIELLIVVAIIGVLAAIAVPNFLNAQIRAKVSKTVGEMRNFVTAQEMYRLDCNSYPPHFHTPWQNKFLTTPISYVASMPRDIFLSSKNPDQRSWVLTYGGYHREPIYNPDGSIMHDPVYRLQNNPADVERAKAGKPHAYELWSVGPNQRLDYDDFGARGFLYYDASNGTLSIGDIVWVRP is encoded by the coding sequence ATGAAAATAAATAACCACGCCTTTACATTAATCGAACTGCTGATTGTCGTGGCGATTATCGGCGTGCTCGCCGCTATTGCCGTACCCAATTTCTTGAATGCGCAAATCCGGGCTAAAGTATCCAAAACCGTGGGCGAGATGCGCAATTTCGTAACCGCCCAGGAGATGTACCGGCTGGATTGCAACAGCTATCCGCCGCATTTCCATACGCCCTGGCAGAACAAATTTCTTACAACCCCTATTTCCTATGTTGCTTCCATGCCCAGAGACATTTTCCTTTCTTCCAAAAATCCCGATCAGCGGTCATGGGTTCTGACATACGGCGGTTATCACCGCGAACCGATCTACAATCCCGACGGCTCTATCATGCACGATCCGGTTTATCGGCTGCAAAACAATCCCGCCGACGTCGAGCGAGCCAAAGCGGGCAAACCCCATGCTTATGAATTATGGAGCGTTGGCCCCAATCAACGGCTCGATTACGACGATTTCGGCGCTCGAGGCTTTCTTTATTACGATGCCAGCAACGGCACGCTCAGCATTGGGGATATTGTTTGGGTAAGACCGTAA
- a CDS encoding prepilin-type N-terminal cleavage/methylation domain-containing protein has protein sequence MRDKNAFTLIELLIVVAIIGILAAIAVPNFLNAQVRAKYARCLADMKACQSALEMYQIDRGAYPPVGFDGPTNSWGLSKVLTTPIAYIASIPSDPFFSRKKTAQEDFYEAYFDPKGEGKYFYQEGRNVYRDNMADPRRPQNWVYCFQGRGPDSDISSKENGFALEVDWPYTYGYDPTNGVVSDGNVAFPR, from the coding sequence ATGCGCGATAAAAATGCCTTTACCTTAATCGAGCTGCTTATCGTAGTCGCCATCATCGGCATCTTAGCCGCCATCGCCGTCCCCAACTTTCTCAACGCCCAAGTCCGGGCGAAATATGCGCGATGTTTGGCGGATATGAAAGCCTGCCAAAGCGCTTTGGAGATGTATCAGATCGACCGCGGCGCCTATCCCCCCGTCGGCTTCGACGGTCCGACGAACAGCTGGGGGCTTTCCAAAGTATTGACGACGCCGATCGCCTATATCGCCTCCATCCCTTCGGACCCCTTCTTCAGCCGCAAGAAGACGGCGCAGGAGGATTTCTACGAAGCCTATTTCGATCCCAAAGGCGAAGGCAAATATTTTTATCAGGAAGGACGCAACGTCTATCGGGACAATATGGCGGATCCCCGCCGGCCGCAGAATTGGGTCTATTGCTTCCAAGGACGCGGTCCCGATTCGGATATCAGCAGCAAAGAGAACGGCTTCGCCCTCGAAGTCGATTGGCCCTATACTTACGGCTACGATCCTACAAACGGCGTAGTCAGCGATGGCAACGTCGCATTCCCCCGCTAA